A region from the Triticum urartu cultivar G1812 chromosome 1, Tu2.1, whole genome shotgun sequence genome encodes:
- the LOC125516684 gene encoding desmethyl-deoxy-podophyllotoxin synthase-like, whose protein sequence is MAELAPLSMLFLALLVVVPVLYLIRSSRRHEEGSSRPRPPPSPWALPVIGHLHHVAGALPHRAMLGLSRRHGPLMLLRLCELRVVVASSADAAREIMKTQDLAFASRPMTPTGTALLGDSPGIVFAPYGDAWRQLRKICALELFTSRRVRSFRPVREEEVARLLRSVAVAPSPSPSSAVNLSERISAYVADSSVRAVIGSRFKDRGAFLRMLERRMKLAPAQSLPDLFPSSRLAMLVSRMPREMKRERREMRDFIDAIIQEHQENNPAGAGADGDDFLDVLLRIQGEGKLDPPLTTDDIKAVIVDIFIASSETSATALQWAMAELMRNPRVMRKAQEEVRRALDGRDRITEESLAGLRYLDLVIKEVLRLHPPAPMLLPRECRAPCRVLGFDVPAGAMVLVNAWAIGRDPAHWDSPEEFSPERFEGGGVDFKGTDFEYIPFGAGRRMCPGMAFGLANMELALASLLYHFDWELPDGTVPGELDMAELMGLTTRRRSDLLLVPAIRVPVPKQNLQAPSENSFGMKP, encoded by the exons ATGGCCGAGCTAGCTCCACTCTCCATGCTCTTCCTTGCCCTGCTCGTCGTCGTCCCCGTGCTCTACCTCATCCGGTCGTCCCGCCGGCATGAGGAGGGAAGCAGCCGGCCGCGGCCCCCGCCGTCGCCGTGGGCGCTGCCGGTCATCGGCCACCTCCACCACGTCGCCGGCGCGCTCCCGCACCGCGCGATGCTGGGCCTGTCGCGCCGCCACGGCCCGCTCATGCTGCTCCGCCTCTGCGAGCTCCGCGTCGTCGTCGCCTCCTCGGCCGACGCCGCGCGGGAGATCATGAAGACCCAGGACCTGGCGTTCGCGTCGCGGCCCATGACCCCGACGGGGACGGCCCTCCTCGGCGACAGCCCGGGCATCGTGTTCGCGCCCTACGGCGACGCGTGGCGGCAGCTCCGCAAGATCTGCGCCCTCGAGCTCTTCACCTCCCGCCGCGTCAGGTCCTTCCGGCCCGTGCGCGAGGAGGAGGTCGCGCGGCTGCTCCGGTCGGTGGCGGTGGCGCCGTCTCCGTCTCCGTCGTCGGCGGTGAACCTGAGCGAGCGGATCAGCGCGTACGTCGCGGACTCGTCGGTGCGCGCCGTCATCGGCAGCCGGTTCAAGGACCGCGGCGCGTTCCTCCGGATGCTGGAGCGGAGGATGAAGCTCGCGCCGGCGCAGTCCCTGCCGGACCTCTTCCCGTCGTCGCGGCTCGCGATGCTCGTCAGCCGGATGCCGCGCGAGATGAAGCGGGAGCGCCGGGAGATGAGGGACTTCATCGACGCCATCATCCAGGAGCATCAAGAGAACAACccggccggcgccggcgccgacggCGACGACTTTCTCGACGTCCTCCTGAGGATCCAGGGAGAGGGGAAGCTCGATCCTCCCCTCACCACCGACGACATCAAGGCAGTCATCGTC GACATCTTCATAGCGAGCAGCGAGACGTCGGCGACGGCGCTGCAGTGGGCCATGGCGGAGCTGATGAGGAACCCGAGGGTGATGCGCAAGGCGCAGGAGGAGGTCCGGCGAGCTCTCGACGGGCGCGACAGGATCACGGAGGAGAGCCTGGCGGGCCTGCGCTACCTGGACCTCGTCATCAAGGAGGTGCTCCGGCTGCACCCGCCGGCGCCGATGCTGCTCCCCCGCGAGTGCCGGGCCCCGTGCCGGGTCCTCGGCTTCGACGTGCCGGCGGGCGCCATGGTGCTCGTCAACGCGTGGGCGATCGGCAGGGACCCGGCGCACTGGGACTCGCCGGAGGAGTTCTCGCCGGAGAGGTTCGAGGGCGGCGGCGTCGACTTCAAGGGCACGGACTTCGAGTACATCCCGTTCGGCGCCGGGCGGCGGATGTGCCCCGGGATGGCGTTCGGGCTGGCCAACATGGAGCTCGCGCTCGCCAGCCTTCTCTACCACTTCGACTGGGAGCTGCCGGACGGGACGGTGCCCGGGGAGCTGGACATGGCCGAGCTGATGGGGCTCACCACGCGGCGGCGCTCCGACCTCCTGCTCGTCCCGGCGATCCGCGTGCCAGTGCCAAAGCAAAATTTGCAAGCGCCAAGCGAAAATTCTTTCGGCATGAAGCCTTAG
- the LOC125516694 gene encoding peroxisomal adenine nucleotide carrier 1-like has translation MEGEDGGGGVDWDSLAEAASGAVGALVSTTVLYPLDTCKTKFQADVQTDQGAHKYRNLSDVFWEAIKKKQFLSLYQGLKTKNIQSFISQFVYFYGYSYFKRLYLEKSGAKSIGTKANLLIAAAAGACTVVVTQPLDTASSRMQTSAFGKSKGLRATLAEGTWLEAFDGLGISLLLTCNPSIQYTVFDQLKQKLILRQTRKNAESAGDSSLVALSAFSAFLLGAISKSVATILTYPLIRCKVMIQAADPDEDDEDESEKPGNSRPPKTMLGAMHAMWNKEGIPGFFKGLHAQILKTVLSSALLLMIKEKISKFTWISLLALRRYLFVSRKRIKSA, from the exons ATGGAGggggaggacggcggcggcggggtggactGGGACAGCCTGGCCGAGGCGGCGTCGGGGGCCGTCGGCGCGCTCGTCAGCACCACCGTGCTCTACCCGCTCGACACCTGCAAGACCAAGTTCCAGGCCGACGTCCAGACGGACCAGGGCGCGCACAAGTACAG GAACCTTTCAGATGTCTTTTGGGAAGCAATTAAGAAAAAGCAATTTTTGTCCCTATATCAGGGCCTTAAGACGAAGAATATCCAGTCGTTCATTTCGCAGTTCGTTTACTTTTATGGCTATAGCTATTTCAAAAGACTCTACCTGGAGAAGAGTGGAGCTAAGTCCATTGGAACAAAAGCCAACTTGTTGATTGCAGCCGCTGCTGGTGCTTGCACAGTTGTTGTGACACAG CCATTAGATACGGCATCTTCTAGAATGCAAACAAGTGCTTTCGGAAAGTCCAAAGGGCTGCGAGCAACTCTCGCGGAAGGTACTTGGCTTGAGGCATTCGATGGCTTGGGCATTTCCCTCTTGTTGACATGCAATCCTTCTATTCAG TACACCGTGTTTGACCAGCTTAAGCAGAAGCTAATTCTGAGGCAGACGCGTAAAAACGCAGAATCAGCGGGTGATTCTTCCCTGGTTGCTCTTTCTGCTTTCTCGGCATTTCTCCTTGGTGCCATCTCAAAAAGTGTTGCAACAATCTTGACTTACCCATTAATCAG GTGCAAGGTCATGATTCAGGCTGCAGACCCCGATGAGGACGACGAGGACGAATCTGAAAAGCCAGGCAATTCAAGGCCTCCCAAAACAATGTTGGGCGCCATGCATGCAATGTGGAACAAGGAAGGCATCCCAGGGTTCTTCAAAGGGTTACATGCTCAGATACTAAAGACAGTTCTGAGCTCCGCATTACTGCTGATGATAAAAGAGAAGATTTCAAAGTTCACTTGGATCTCGCTGCTTGCCCTGCGGCGATATCTCTTTGTTTCTCGGAAGAGAATCAAGAGTGCATAG